The following proteins are encoded in a genomic region of Rattus rattus isolate New Zealand chromosome 2, Rrattus_CSIRO_v1, whole genome shotgun sequence:
- the Bax gene encoding apoptosis regulator BAX isoform X2 — protein sequence MDGSGDQLGGGGPTSSEQIMKTGAFLLQGFIQDRAERMAGETPELTLEQPPQDPSTKKLSECLRRIGDELDNNMELQRMIADVDTDSPREVFFRVAADMFADGNFNWGRVVALFYFASKLVLKALCTKVPELIRTIMGWTLDFLRERLLVWIQDQGGWVRPLRPSLTPMSLFSGWPPLLLRDPHMADSDHLRGWSPHCLTHHLEEDGLRPPAALDCVFSS from the exons ATGGACGGGTCCGGGGATCAGCTCGGAGGCGGCG gGCCCACCAGCTCTGAACAGATCATGAAGACAGGGGCCTTTTTGCTACAGGG TTTCATCCAGGATCGAGCAGAGAGGATGGCTGGGGAGACACCTGAGCTGACCTTGGAGCAACCGCCCCAGGATCCATCCACCAAGAAGCTGAGCGAGTGTCTCAGGCGAATTGGAGATGAACTGGACAACAACATGGAGCTGCAGAG GATGATTGCTGATGTGGATACAGACTCCCCCCGAGAGGTCTTCTTCCGTGTGGCAGCTGACATGTTTGCAGACGGCAACTTCAACTGGGGCCGGGTGGTTGCCCTTTTCTACTTCGCTAGCAAACTGGTGCTCAAG GCCCTGTGCACTAAAGTGCCCGAGCTGATCAGAACCATCATGGGCTGGACACTGGACTTCCTCCGGGAGCGGCTGCTTGTCTGGATCCAAGACCAGGGTGGCTGGGTGAGACCTCTCAGGCCTAGCT TAACACCCATGTCTCTGTTCTCAGGATGGCCTCCTCTCCTACTTCGGGACCCCCACATGGCAGACAGTGACCATCTTCGTGGCTGGAGTCCTCACTGCCTCACTCACCATCTGGAAGAAGATGGGCTGAGGCCTCCTGCTGCCTTGGACTGTGTCTTTTCTTCATAA
- the Bax gene encoding apoptosis regulator BAX isoform X1, whose amino-acid sequence MDGSGDQLGGGGPTSSEQIMKTGAFLLQGFIQDRAERMAGETPELTLEQPPQDPSTKKLSECLRRIGDELDNNMELQRMIADVDTDSPREVFFRVAADMFADGNFNWGRVVALFYFASKLVLKALCTKVPELIRTIMGWTLDFLRERLLVWIQDQGGWDGLLSYFGTPTWQTVTIFVAGVLTASLTIWKKMG is encoded by the exons ATGGACGGGTCCGGGGATCAGCTCGGAGGCGGCG gGCCCACCAGCTCTGAACAGATCATGAAGACAGGGGCCTTTTTGCTACAGGG TTTCATCCAGGATCGAGCAGAGAGGATGGCTGGGGAGACACCTGAGCTGACCTTGGAGCAACCGCCCCAGGATCCATCCACCAAGAAGCTGAGCGAGTGTCTCAGGCGAATTGGAGATGAACTGGACAACAACATGGAGCTGCAGAG GATGATTGCTGATGTGGATACAGACTCCCCCCGAGAGGTCTTCTTCCGTGTGGCAGCTGACATGTTTGCAGACGGCAACTTCAACTGGGGCCGGGTGGTTGCCCTTTTCTACTTCGCTAGCAAACTGGTGCTCAAG GCCCTGTGCACTAAAGTGCCCGAGCTGATCAGAACCATCATGGGCTGGACACTGGACTTCCTCCGGGAGCGGCTGCTTGTCTGGATCCAAGACCAGGGTGGCTGG GATGGCCTCCTCTCCTACTTCGGGACCCCCACATGGCAGACAGTGACCATCTTCGTGGCTGGAGTCCTCACTGCCTCACTCACCATCTGGAAGAAGATGGGCTGA